In Colletotrichum higginsianum IMI 349063 chromosome 1, whole genome shotgun sequence, one genomic interval encodes:
- a CDS encoding Rad17 cell cycle checkpoint protein gives MAPPAKRRRRNVVDSDDSDDAQPKTNTLTNFLLSSPSKPDSRATTASPSPTKPKPRPAYSGRAAPAPAVFQSRNGQSNKGTKSPSTSPEKPKGKLQKRAKVEEKGRNGDLMTLFSKQASKTSAKPAAPSRTLPLDDIVSDPISEDDDVAEQKASTSSIVGQNARKRFQDNTPASSSTTVGSSQKFLKPPRPTKPAALDDDLRPWSERFGPVNLDELAVHKRKVSDVRKWLEDVVAGRLRQRLLLLKGAAGSGKTTAMRLLAKDMGYELLEWRNPTNTLGAHLGYTSASAQFQEFLSRGGKFGQLDTDTPTEAPRPASEKPDSAGKIILIEEFPNTFSRSSTALTSFRNTLVEYLATNTPSLTTSFGRRSASEPITPVVLVISETLLTTTSASADSFTAHRLLGPEILRHPGTRIIEFNAIAPTLLAKALELVVLKEARKSGRKRTPGPQVLKRLGEIGDIRSAISSLEFMCLKGDQDADWGAKVALSKQSKGAKAGIPLTKGEADTLELISQREASLGIFHAVGKVVYNKREDIPSASNAAERLPSYIAHHSRPKPSEVSVDALMDETGTDTPTFISALHENYMFSCETVPPFDASTPLDYINGCIEYLSESDLLLPSWDSFFGGRGSSASFGKDSGSHVLRQDEIAFQVAVRGMLFSLPSPVKRKASTGAKGADAFKMFYPTSIKLWRAKEGFEALVDVWSTKLMKGEETAPRKSLTEGASAFRRPRQTDAGNWMANRQSKAKPADENAKTDVNAAPLLSLGSSARREMLLERLPYMASIVRGRKSTLHSFKLKDIEKVVSFQGIGPQTGDDDETEDAEEDGVMTGDAWATDKPSEEASPRKKSAAIRHTGDGSVAGLRVQSLVISDDDIEDD, from the coding sequence ATGGCCCCGCCTGCCAAACGAAGAAGGCGCAACGTCGTCGATTCTGACGATTCCGACGACGCACAGCCAAAGACGAATACTCTCACCAACTTCCTcctctcgtcgccctcgaaaCCCGACAGCCGGGCCACTACCGCCTCCCCGAGCCCTACGAAGCCGAAACCCCGCCCCGCATACAGCGGTCGAGCtgccccggccccggccgtCTTCCAGTCGCGCAATGGGCAGTCGAACAAGGGCACAAAGAGCCCGAGCACGAGTCCGGAGAAGCCGAAGGGGAAGCTGCAGAAGCGCGCCAAGGTGGAAGAGAAAGGCCGGAATGGCGACCTCATGACGCTCTTCTCCAAACAGGCGTCAAAGACCAGCGCGAAACCCGCCGCTCCCTCGAGGACACtgcccctcgacgacatAGTCAGCGACCCCATctccgaggacgacgacgtcgcggagCAGAAAGCCAGCACGTCGAGCATCGTAGGCCAAAATGCACGCAAAAGATTCCAGGACAACACGCCGGCCTCTTCGTCGACAACGGTCGGTTCGAGCCAGAAGTTCCTCAAGCCCCCACGTccgacgaagccggcggccCTTGACGACGATTTGCGGCCATGGTCGGAACGCTTCGGCCCTGTCAACCTGGACGAATTGGCCGTACACAAGAGAAAGGTCTCGGATGTGAGGAAGTGGCTGGAGGATGTCGTTGCCGGGCGACTGCGCCAACGCCTGCTCCTTCTCAAGGGCGCTGCAGGCTCAGGAAAGACCACCGCCATGAGGCTGTTGGCGAAGGACATGGGGTACGAGCTGCTGGAGTGGAGGAACCCAACGAACACTCTCGGCGCGCATCTTGGGTACACGTCGGCCTCTGCCCAGTTCCAGGAGTTTCTGAGCAGAGGCGGAAAGTTTGGGCAGTTGGACACGGACACGCCAACCGAGGCACCCCGTCCAGCCAGCGAGAAGCCCGACTCGGCGGGGAAGATCATTCTCATCGAGGAGTTCCCCAACACCTTTTCTAGGTCATCGACGGCCCTAACCTCCTTCCGGAACACGCTCGTGGAATATCTGGCGACGAACACGCCTTCGTTGACGACAAGTTTTGGGCGACGGTCCGCTAGTGAACCCATCACCCCTGTCGTGCTGGTCATCTCGGAAACGCTGTTGACCAcgacatcggcgtcggcagaCAGCTTCACCGCCCACCGACTGCTGGGCCCGGAGATCTTGCGACACCCCGGCACCCGTATAATCGAGTTCAACGCCATTGCGCCCACCCTGCTCGCGAAAGCCCTGGAACTGGTCGTGCTGAAAGAGGCACGCAAGTCTGGCAGGAAGCGCACGCCGGGTCCGCAGGTGCTAAAACGTCTGGGCGAGATTGGGGACATCCGCAGCGCGATATCATCTTTGGAGTTTATGTGCTTGAAAGGCGACCAAGACGCCGACTGGGGGGCCAAGGTCGCCTTGTCGAAGCAGTCAAAGGGCGCCAAGGCGGGCATCCCCCTCACCAAGGGGGAAGCAGATACTTTGGAGCTGATATCCCAACGAGAGGCCAGCCTGGGCATCTTTCACGCCGTCGGGAAAGTGGTTTACAACAAGAGGGAGGACATCCCCTCGGCATCGAACGCGGCTGAGCGCTTGCCTAGCTACATCGCGCACCATTCCCGGCCGAAGCCTTCGGAGGTCTCGGTCGACGCTCTGATGGACGAGACCGGCACAGATACGCCGACCTTCATCTCGGCGCTTCACGAAAACTACATGTTCTCTTGCGAGACCGTGCCGCCTTTCGACGCATCGACACCCCTGGACTACATCAACGGTTGTATAGAGTACCTCTCGGAGAGCGACCTGCTCCTCCCATCCTGGGATAGTTTTTTTGGCGGCAGAGGCTCATCTGCTAGCTTCGGCAAGGACTCGGGCAGCCATGTGCTTCGACAGGACGAGATCGCCTTCCAGGTTGCCGTTCGCGGCATGCTGTTTTCTCTACCATCCCCCGTCAAGCGTAAAGCGTCCACTGGCGCGAAGGGCGCTGACGCATTCAAGATGTTCTACCCGACGAGCATCAAGCTTTGGCGGGCGAAGGAGGGGTTTGAAGCTCTTGTGGACGTCTGGTCGACGAAGCTCATGAAAGGGGAGGAGACAGCGCCGCGGAAAAGTCTCACCGAGGGAGCCAGCGCGTTCCGTCGACCGAGGCAAACGGACGCGGGCAACTGGATGGCCAACCGCCAGTCCAAGGCCAAGCCGGCCGACGAGAACGCCAAGACGGACGTCAACGCTGCGCCGCTACTCTCTCTGGGTAGCTCGGCCCGGAGGGAGATGCTGCTTGAACGCCTGCCGTACATGGCTTCCATCGTCCGCGGGCGCAAGTCGACGTTGCACTCTTTCAAGCTCAAGGACATTGAGAAGGTGGTCTCGTTCCAGGGCATCGGTCCGCAAAcgggcgacgatgatgagacTGAAGacgcggaggaggacggggtCATGACGGGCGACGCGTGGGCCACGGACAAGCCGTCGGAAGAGGCCTCGCCGCGGAAGAAGAGCGCGGCGATCCGGCATACCGGGGACGGGTCGGTGGCTGGCTTGCGGGTGCAGAGCCTGGTAATCAGCGACGACGATATCGAGGATGATTAG
- a CDS encoding MGS207 protein has product MAPGLLSYVPIVNRFVSDGERAQAIDIPAVQVHDVETDHDRRARCLKHLLRANHVNHSIIYHNLQFDNHTAHVLSSAYLLGANDRQLQTIYEAEAKELEPWKESPAEVTEDDWRDLLGDKTYQRAYVDFFEDSLAYSSYDWKKVVDKFMFTGEEPLVHGLIGGLGHPLIHLGYAYEMNSKEIAIEALALTATQYNFFHRYLDDKSYTKPSPFGSKSIFQLTNKLAEDKRFDGLFKEPALENLNILFEKHESLVLEYWNAWTITDPVKQFEESQELAVALLVATVPRGTHAYNFFAVHLLTTSHAVRILLPFIPVKFHVDLVREWWLLVLGVYISLLRPKIDPDNVETDLKGRHWGHAEHEALNSQWATDAHYVKGWSIIPATLYLY; this is encoded by the exons ATGGCGCCCGGTCTACTATCATACGTCCCCATCGTCAACCGCTTCGTCTCGGACGGCGAGCGAGCGCAAGCCATCGACATCCCCGCCGTTCAAGTCCACGATGTCGAAACCGACCACGACAGACGAGCGAGGTGCCTCAAGCACCTGCTGAGGGCGAACCACGTCAACCACTCCATCATCTACCATAACCTCCAGTTCGACAACCATACCGCACACGTGCTCTCCTCGGCTTACCTCCTCGGCGCGAACGACCGGCAACTGCAAACCATCTACGAGGCCGAAGCCAAGGAACTCGAGCCATGGAAGGAATCACCGGCCGAGGTCACCGAAGACGACTGGAGAGATCTCCTGGGCGACAAGACGTACCAGAGAGCGTACGTCGACTTCTTTGAAGACTCGCTGGCGTACAGCTCGTACGACTGGAAAAAGGTTGTCGACAAGTTCATGTTCACGGGCGAGGAGCCCCTGGTCCACGGACTCATCGGTGGCC TTGGCCACCCCCTCATTCACCTCGGATACGCATACGAGATGAACTCTAAGGAGATCGCCATCGAAGCACTCGCCTTGACCGCCACACAATACAACTTCTTCCATCGATATCTCGACGACAAGTCCTACACGAAGCCCTCGCCGTTCGGTTCCAAGTCGATCTTTCAACTGACCAACAAGTTGGCCGAGGACAAGCGTTTTGATGGCTTGTTCAAGGAGCCGGCGCTGGAGAACCTCAACATCTTGTTCGAGAAGCACGAGAGCCTCGTCCTGGAATACTGGAATGCCTGGACCATCACCGATCCCGTGAAGCAATTCGAGGAGTCCcaggagctcgccgtcgcgctCCTCGTCGCGACGGTCCCCCGTGGGACTCACGCATACAACTTCTTCGCCGTGCACCTCCTGACGACGAGCCATGCCGTGCGCATTCTCCTCCCCTTCATCCCGGTCAAGTTCCATGTCGACTTGGTGAGGGAATGGTGGCTACTGGTCCTCGGCGTGTACATATCTCTCCTGCGACCAAAGATCGACCCCGACAACGTCGAGACGGACCTGAAGGGCCGACACTGGGGCCACGCGGAGCACGAGGCTCTGAACTCGCAATGGGCGACAGATGCACACTACGTCAAAGGTTGGTCTATAATTCCGGCTACCCTGTACCTTTACTGA
- a CDS encoding Dipeptidase, whose translation MAPADHPYQKLDIDERVKRVLRETPLIDGHNDLPQQPRACFRGRIHDNPKFDLANGFERGMTDIPRLREDRRGNPTYTACSQGAVGGQFWSICVPCLRSAENFSTPEYSDMARDAIEQIDLTLRLVESYPETFELVQGPDDVKGVYESGRIACSIGIEGLHMAGNSIGIIRAFYRLGVRYVSRVYLCTRLVGQDVDFCECTLTHVCNNAFADSSTSKIGPVHGGLSKLGRSAVVEMNRLGMIVDISHVSEDCAKQVLELSRAPVMFSHSNAKAVFDCPRNVPDHILDMVPANGGIVMVTFVPEHVAARRRDARMDMVLDHLFYVAERVGWDHVGLGSDFDGIASVIPGLEDVKCYPGLLRAILDRGATEAQLAKVAGENVLRVWRGVERVRDEMKAEGVLPVEDVWEDRTWWRYDGYYQMPDPDPEDKLGLDWYGVPPPDEGLYLEDK comes from the exons ATGGCGCCAGCGGACCACCCTTACCAGAAACTTGACATCGACGAGCGAGTCAAGCGAGTCCTCCGCGAGACGCCCCTCATCGATGGCCACAACGACCTGCCTCAACAGCCGCGGGCGTGCTTCCGCGGCAGGATCCACGACAACCCCAAGTTCGACCTCGCGAATGGCTTCGAGAGGGGCATGACGGACATCCCCCGCCTGAGGGAAG ACCGCCGTGGAAACCCCACTTACACGGCATGTTCGCaaggcgccgtcggcggccagtTCTGGTCCATCTGCGTCCCCTGCCTCAGGTCCGCCGAGAACTTCTCCACCCCGGAGTACTCGGACATGGCGCGCGACGCCATTGAGCAGATCGACCTGACGCTGCGTCTCGTCGAGTCCTACCCCGAGACGTTCGAGCTGGTGCAGGGGCCGGACGACGTGAAGGGCGTCTATGAGTCGGGCCGGATCGCTTGCTccatcggcatcgaggg ACTGCACATGGCTGGCAACAGCATTGGAATCATCAGGGCGTTCTACCGCCTGGGAGTCAGATATGTAAGTCGGGTGTACCTATGCACGAGACTCGTGGGTCAAGACGTTGACTTTTGCGAGTGTACCCTCACCCACGTCTGCAACAACGCCTTCGCCGAcagctcgacgtcgaaaaTCGGACCGGTTCACGGCGGTCTGTCGAAGCTGGGCCGCTCGGCGGTGGTTGAGATGAACAGGCTAG GGATGATCGTGGACATCTCCCACGTGTCGGAAGACTGCGCCAAgcaggtcctcgagctctCCCGCGCGCCGGTCATGTTCTCCCACTCCAacgccaaggccgtcttcgacTGCCCCCGCAACGTGCCGGACCACATCCTCGACATGGTCCCGGCCAACGGCGGTATCGTGATGGTGACCTTCGTCCCGGAGcacgtcgccgcccggcGGAGGGACGCCCGGATGGACATGGTCCTCGACCACCTGTTCTACGTCGCGGAGCGCGTCGGTTGGGAccacgtcggcctcggctccGACTTTGACGGCATCGCGTCCGTCATCCCGGGTCTGGAGGACGTGAAGTGCTACCCGGGGCTGCTGCGGGCCATCCTCGACCGCGGTGCGACAGAGGCGCAGCTGGCCaaggtcgccggcgagaacGTCCTGCGGGTCTGGCGCGGCGTGGAGAGGGTCAGGGACGAGATGAAGGCCGAGGGGGTCTTGCCGGTCGAGGATGTCTGGGAGGACCGGACTTGGTGGAGGTACGATGGATATTACCAGATGCCCGATCCTGACCCGGAAGACAAGCTGGGCCTGGACTGGTATGGTGTTCCACCCCCTGATGAGGGCCTGTATCTTGAAGACAAGTAG
- a CDS encoding Major facilitator superfamily transporter, which yields MKPDMTKKEELMASGPAQALDFLDTSEGEVIDPQESSALLRRLDLRLMPLLCITYALQSIDRTTLSYAAVFGIREDIGLSGPEFSWAGALLYVGYLFWEFPTNVLLQKLPINHFMSATVVLWGAVLMCHAASRGFASIAATRAFLGAFEASINPGTMLLFSMYYSRREQPVRMGVWIGSAGLGYIVAGIVTFGIGHIRGPVASWRILFLFWGAVTVAWGVLMLVFLPGSPLTTKFLSERERALVVGRVKANGTGVENKKFKWPQFKEAMTDLKTWLLFLFAVASNSPNGGLTTFQGLVIRGMGFSTLQTTLIQMPSGAVQLILCPLACFFASYYPNARIAIMLMCLAPFLAGILGLWLIDQSNPYGRLACLWISFAYTATWTLSMSVATANTAGHTKKITTNAMLLIGYCLGNFVGPFFFRAEQAPRYPLGVAMMLFCVGVQIACLCGLWSLLWLRNRSRTAEHAGSRENEQQAYERGLLDETDLQNKYFKYVY from the exons ATGAAGCCAGATATGACGAAAAAGGAAGAGCTCATGGCCTCCGGGCCcgcccaggccctcgacTTCCTAGACACATCCGAAGGCGAGGTCATCGACCCGCAGGAAAGCTCTGCCCTCCTGCGGCGGCTGGACCTGAGACTCATGCCGCTGCTCTGTATCACCTACGCCCTGCAGTCCATCGACCGGACGACACTCAGctacgccgccgtcttcggcatccGCGAGGACATCGGCCTGTCCGGGCCCGAGTTCTCCTGGGCCGGGGCCCTGCTGTACGTGGGCTACCTCTTCTGGGAGTTCCCGACCAACGTCCTGCTCCAGAAGCTCCCCATCAACCACTTCATGTCCGCCACCGTCGTTCTCTGGGGCGCCGTGCTCATGTGCCACGCCGCGTCGCGCGGCTTCGCCAGCATCGCCGCGACGCGggccttcctcggcgccttcGAGGCGTCCATCAACCCGGGCACGATGCTGCTGTTCTCCATGTACTACTCGCGCAGGGAGCAGCCCGTGCGGATGGGCGTCTGGATCGGGTCCGCGGGCCTGGGGTACATCGTCGCGGGCATCGTAACCTTCGGCATCGGCCACATCCGCGGGCCCGTCGCGAGCTGGCGCATCCTGTTCCTCTTCTGGggcgccgtcaccgtcgcctgGGGCGTCCTCATGCTCGTCTTCCTGCCCGGGTCACCGCTCACGACCAAGTTTCTGTccgagagggagagggcgcTGGTGGTCGGCCGCGTCAAGGCCAACGGCACGGGCGTCGAGAACAAGAAGTTCAAGTGGCCCCAGTTCAAGGAGGCCATGACGGACCTGAAGACCTGGCTGCTGTTCCTGTTCGCCGTGGCGAGCAACTCTCCCAACGGCGGGTTGACAACG TTCCAGGGCCTCGTGATTAGAGGAATGGGGTTCTCGACCCTCCAAACAACCCTCATTCAGATGCCGTCGGGTGCCGTTCAACTCATTCTTTGCCCCTTGGCATG CTTCTTCGCATCGTACTACCCGAACGcccgcatcgccatcatGCTCATGTGCCTCGcccccttcctcgccggcatcctcggcctctgGCTGATCGACCAGTCCAACCCGTACGGCCGCCTCGCGTGCCTCTGGATATCCTTCGCCTACACCGCCACCTGGACTCTATCCATGTCAGTCGCGACGGCCAACACGGCTGGACACACCAAGAAGATCACCACCAACGCCATGCTCCTGATCGGCTACTGCCTCGGCAACTTCGTCgggcccttcttcttcagggCCGAGCAGGCGCCTAGGTACCCCTTGGGGGTCGCCATGATGCTCTTCTGCGTTGGCGTGCAGATCGCGTGCCTGTGTGGCCTCTGGTCCCTCCTGTGGCTCCGCAACCGGTCCAGGACGGCGGAGCATGCAGGCTCGCGGGAGAACGAGCAGCAGGCGTACGAGCGGGGTCTCCTGGACGAGACCGACCTTCAGAACAAGTACTTCAAG TACGTGTACTAA
- a CDS encoding C6 zinc finger domain protein — MLTSRPMRPLPGPQILTFALENWPYNSGPVSRASKPKVRTGCITCKRRRIKCDETKPSCQNCLKRRVSCEGYELKPPRASSQPQQFFRSSHSPILVEPSYQGLVFTTQLQKDHFDQWLSFAADILVFPSQLITDTIPQIARSDLAVRNAAFAIGAAALGSSTREERLAGKGPYYADALGYYNRALKLTAKSPPTEETFPGVLMTCLLFFMFEALQGGRKAALTHLNHGNNILNQYEKRVHNRRDPLVAAIASNFQRLTLQSWSHNGDHPKETEAQAPWCCRGQTRRYAVDEMPDTFGSLDEAHRWWEITQHHVIHHAPILIGFRVEGTGNKAPSFPANQSLPIPPEHVKGYNRFIEAWRARFKPLLEAQERTEMDDKERLKALGLRIHSAYLSIPILTANYTDADALTQMTPVFREYVALSEEFLHLQKRLTKLDGETFTVDSNSPTWPLGAAAMLCVDGAVKADAVQLLRGFPRRDGLWDTQVWMSMMQSYESANIVIAGRAGGDKKEAQHLFDVEVVYDDKSVAWIRQAEDPSSASPEELEYRINLP, encoded by the exons ATGCTCACTTCAAGACCTATGAGGCCGCTTCCTGGTCCTCAGATCCTCACCTTTGCCCTCGAGAACTGGCCGTACAACTCGGGGCCCGTCAGCAGAGCCAGCAAGCCCAAGGTCCGAACAGGATGCATCACTTGCAA ACGACGCAGAATCAAATGCGACGAGACGAAGCCGTCCTGTCAGAACTGTCTCAAGCGCCGGGTATCGTGTGAGGGGTACGAACTCAAACCGCCGAGAGCGTCCTCGCAACCACAGCAGTTCTTCCGATCCAGCCACTCACCCATACTGGTTGAGCCGAGCTACCAGGGCCTCGTCTTTACGACGCAGCTGCAAAAGGACCACTTCGATCAGTGGCTGTCgttcgccgccgacatcctcGTGTTCCCCTCCCAGCTCATCACCGACACGATCCCTCAGATCGCCCGCTCGGACCTGGCGGTGCGGAAtgccgccttcgccatcggcgcggcggcgctgggcAGCAGCACTCGCGAGGAGCGCCTCGCGGGCAAAGGTCCTTACTATGCGGATGCTCTCGGGTATTACAACCGCGCGTTGAAGCTGACCGCGAAGTCGCCTCCGACAGAGGAGACCTTTCCCGGCGTCTTGATGACATGCCTCTTGTTTTTCATGTTCGAGGCCCTGCAAGGGGGCAGGAAGGCGGCGTTGACGCATCTCAACCACGGCAACAACATCCTCAATCAGTACGAAAAGCGAGTTCACAACAGGCGTGATCCTCTGGTCGCGGCAATAGCCTCCAACTTCCAGCGCTTGACGCTGCAGTCATGGAGCCACAACGGGGACCACCCAAAGGAGACTGAGGCACAGGCGCCATGGTGCTGCCGGGGCCAGACGAGGCGGTATGCGGTCGACGAGATGCCGGACACGTTCGGGTCCCTTGACGAGGCCCATCGCTGGTGGGAGATCACACAGCACCACGTCATACACCACGCGCCCATATTGATAGGGTTCCGTGTTGAAGGGACGGGGAATAAAGCACCTTCTTTCCCTGCGAACCAGAGTCTCCCGATACCTCCAGAGCATGTAAAAGGGTACAATCGATTCATCGAGGCATGGCGGGCCAGATTCAAACCTCTGTTGGAGGCGCAGGAGAGGACGGAAATGGATGACAAGGAGCGTCTCAAGGCCCTCGGTTTGCGGATTCACTCGGCATACTTGTCTATCCCGATCTTGACGGCAAACTacaccgacgccgatgccCTAACCCAGATGACGCCCGTCTTCCGAGAATACGTCGCACTCAGCGAGGAGTTCCTACACCTCCAGAAACGGCTCACGAAACTGGATGGCGAGACATTCACCGTGGACAGCAACAGCCCGACATGGCCCCTCGGCGCGGCCGCCATGCTCTGCGTCGACGGGGCTgtcaaggccgacgccgtgcAACTCCTCCGTGGGTTCCCGCGGCGCGACGGCTTGTGGGACACACAGGTCTGGATGAGCATGATGCAGAGCTacgagtcggccaacatcgTGATCGCTggccgcgccggcggcgacaagaaggaggcgcAGCACCTGTTCGACGTGGAGGTTGTGTACGACGACAAGTCGGTGGCGTGGATCAGACAGGCGGAGGACCCGTCGAGTGCCAGTCCCGAGGAATTGGAGTACAGAATCAATCTCCCGTGA
- a CDS encoding GMP synthase, whose protein sequence is MKETIGNCFHAILVDNGVTRLNESNKTFIDLFEKLAENMPSAGKVGWFSQGTLYPNGIESLSFKNPSATIGNCSGRRRPARDPSTATHQAVERTVQERHPKRLDKLLPRLTTWPLRGAPDFVAL, encoded by the exons ATGAAGGAAACGATTGGCAACTGCTTCCACGCTATCCTAGTTGACAACGGAGTCACACGTCTCAATGAGTCGAACAA AACCTTCATTGACCTTTTCGAGAAGCTGGCAGAGAACATGCCCAGTGCCGGCAAAGTTGGGTGGTTCTCTCAGGGCACACTTTACCCCAATGGTATCGAGTCACTCTCCTTCAAGAATCCCAGCGCGACCATCGGGAACTGCTCCGGGCGTCGGAGGCCTGCCCGAGACCCTTCAACTGCAACTCATCAAGCTGTTGAGAGAACTGTTCAAGAACGACATCCGAAGCGCTTGGATAAGCTGTTACCACGACTTACGACGTGGCCTCTAAGGGGAGCCCCGGATTTCGTCGCGCTTTAA
- a CDS encoding Ipa protein: MQEPSISEVVRDLHGDLVRKHKRHGAVVEDIWRSFNQKQRASCVKAGMMDGVLLKHSRDVSLGNVYKIVSEWNLRDLTERPEHLLSMLEHRAKSSLAQQYIAGPNDGEGDYGIIDESMRTRGLRHVNPFKDCWTFFIDGEQYGLSTRIVSDHEQVYRDFGAAMAAKVCIPQAMGDLVLQRQTTLLQSLNILIEDILEQGSKERSQKQRPTKSDATASTAFSKLNIEDPPANLSLPGLVASARDQAASITERLSLYSEPVVLAHDVNFWFFSRPELLPDEKGRRMGVHTDKYISAAVFNTVHSAVKGAAIWNYLCQLLDRLDGLGNDKAHRVILLQEISNVCQLAYTSAQALFKRHIQSRTASKWYKRTSNAYDSVGNPRVTLKGNPGDLTRSNPQLHYVLRLCHPDTTASKAVEWLKKLADLHQSHPSERENLDESEFESLCDLAIAIVFVQDLPRTVTMPAPSRKKGQLFVSRSQELEAELNNLKTDLDLRDFAAPIDTLLEPGMTEGALQTLDQFIVDKAGARLGFLYQDLVDECFSDLQDQYSQYKAKIEQGEKDWTPLPIPAPEPLETLVEQRKQKEKTRPSHSSAFEIGPQTEHATEDPAVEPQTFKVSAGTAEVFGTLFDKSKSRGAVSWAAFEGAMAELGFSVLPKYGSVFTFVPPETMAAKRPFTIHRPHKSQIEGYRTLIYARRLKRAYGWNEKTFKVA; encoded by the coding sequence ATGCAGGAGCCATCGATAAGCGAGGTCGTGAGGGATCTCCatggcgacctcgtccgcaaGCACAAGAGACacggcgccgttgtcgaggacATCTGGAGGAGTTTCAACCAGAAACAGCGGGCGAGCTGCGTCAAAGCCGGCATGATGGACGGTGTTCTACTGAAGCATTCCCGAGATGTTTCCTTGGGCAACGTGTACAAGATCGTCTCCGAGTGGAACTTGCGCGACCTCACCGAGCGACCTGAGCATCTCTTAAGCATGCTGGAGCACCGGGCCAAAAGCTCGCTCGCGCAACAGTACATCGCTGGTCCCAACGATGGCGAAGGTGACTACGGCATCATTGACGAAAGCATGCGCACCAGAGGCCTCCGTCACGTCAACCCCTTCAAGGATTGTTGGACTTTTTTCATAGACGGGGAGCAATACGGCCTGTCGACGAGGATCGTCTCGGACCACGAACAAGTGTACCGCGACTTTGGCGCAGCTATGGCGGCCAAGGTCTGCATTCCACAGGCCATGGGCGATCTCGTCCTACAGCGGCAAACCACTCTGTTGCAGTCGTTGAACATTCTCATCGAGGACATCCTCGAGCAGGGCTCCAAGGAGCGAAGCCAGAAACAGCGTCCCACGAAGTCGGatgcgacggcgtcgaccgcTTTCTCAAAGCTCAACATCGAGGACCCTCCCGCTAATCTATCCCTGCCCGGCCTTGTCGCCAGCGCTCGGGACCAGGCGGCTTCGATCACGGAACGCCTCAGCTTGTACTCGGAACCGGTCGTCCTGGCCCACGACGTCAACTTCTGGTTCTTTAGCCGACCGGAGCTTCTGCCCGACGAAAAGGGACGCCGGATGGGCGTCCACACCGACAAGTACATCAGCGCCGCCGTATTCAACACAGTCCACAGCGCCGTCAAGGGAGCCGCCATCTGGAACTACCTCTGCCAGCTCTTGgaccgcctcgacggcctgggtAACGACAAGGCGCACCGGGTCATTCTCCTGCAGGAGATATCGAATGTCTGCCAGCTCGCGTATACCTCTGCCCAGGCCCTGTTCAAGCGCCACATCCAGTCGAGAACGGCGTCGAAGTGGTACAAGCGAACCTCCAACGCCTACGACAGCGTCGGCAACCCGCGTGTGACGCTCAAGGGCAACCCCGGCGACTTGACAAGGAGCAACCCTCAGCTTCATTATGTACTCCGTCTCTGTCATCCAGACACTACCGCTTCCAAGGCCGTCGAATGGttgaagaagctggccgacCTTCATCAGTCTCACCCGTCAGAGCGGGAGAACCTGGACGAGAGCGAGTTCGAGTCTCTCTGTGACCTGGCCATCGCGATCGTTTTCGTCCAGGATCTACCCAGGACCGTCACGATGCCAGCGCCATCACGCAAAAAGGGCCAACTGTTTGTTTCGAGATCTCAAGAGCTGGAGGCGGAACTGAACAACCTCAAGACGGACCTCGACCTCCGCGACTTTGCAGCCCCGATCGACACACTTCTGGAGCCGGGAATGACTGAGGGCGCCCTCCAGACTCTCGACCAGTTCATCGTCGACAAAGCCGGCGCAAGACTCGGCTTCCTGTACCAGGATCTCGTTGACGAGTGCTTCTCCGATCTCCAGGACCAGTACAGCCAGTAcaaggccaagatcgagCAGGGCGAGAAGGATTGGACGCCGCTCCCTATCCCGGCCCCCGAGCCGCTCGAGACCCTGGTCGAACAGCGCAAGCAGAAGGAAAAGACACGGCCGTCTCACTCGTCCGCCTTCGAGATCGGCCCCCAAACCGAGCACGCGACAGAAGACCCCGCCGTCGAGCCCCAGACCTTCAAGGTCAGCGCTGGGACCGCCGAGGTCTTCGGGACCCTGTTCGACAAGTCGAAGTCACGAGGCGCTGTCAGCTGGGCGGCTTTCGAGGGCGCCATGGCGGAGCTCGGGTTTTCCGTCCTGCCCAAGTACGGCTCCGTCTTCACCTTCGTGCCCCCcgagacgatggcggcgaagaggccATTCACCATCCACCGGCCCCACAAGTCGCAGATCGAGGGGTACAGGACGCTTATATACGCGCGACGGCTCAAGCGGGCGTATGGATGGAATGAGAAGACATTCAAAGTCGCGTGA